The genomic stretch CGGTCCGTTATGATTACAATGATGATGGCGTGTATGAAAACCCAACAGATGATATAGGTACCTGGGAGATAGGTGCCGTAAAAGTTGCCAATAGCTGGGGTACCCGTTGGGCTGACAGCGGGTTTGCATATGTAACATATCGGGCTCTGGTCACCCAGGGCGCTCGTGGCGCTTCGGGGCTGGTGTCCGGATTGGTAATCGATCACAATGAGCCATACCACGAACCAAGGATTACCTATAAGATAAGCCTTACACATGAAAACAGTAACCAGGTATATGCAACAGCCGGTTTTGCCCGTAACACCGAGGCAACAGCTCCTTCCTTCGTAAAGCCTTTTAATTTTGGACAAAGGCTTGGTTTTTCCGCGCCACTTACCGATTATGATGGCGGACCATTTGAGTATGGTGTGGAAGTGAGCCATTTTGAGGAGGGTACACGAGACAGAGAGGTCGCCTTTTTCCTTGATATAAATACAACCGGTGGGTCCGGCACACTGCACAGCTTTTCTGTCATCGATTATACCGGAACAGATAGTGTGGAGTATAAGTATCCGGAAACCGATATCGAACTTGTTGGAGGTACAGATAATCGTTTTAAGTTGATCCGCCCCTACGAAAGATTTGAGGTTACATCCCCGAAGGGTGGAGAAGAGATTACACAAAACAACCCTCTTACAATTGCCTGGGATACCGATGTGCGGGACAGTGTTAAAGTAGAGCTGATCAGAGCCGATTCTGTTGTAGCATTAATTTCAAACACGCATTCAGATGAAGAATCTTTTGAGTGGGTAATACCTCACCATATTCCCTCTGACTCCAATTATTCGGTACGGATTACGACTTCTGAACACCACCCACAAAAGAGCTCTTCAAGCCAGATTTTTACTATTGGCCCGCCATCGGGCATCCATCCCTTCACACGATCACCTGCAGAAACCCCACAAGTAACTGTCCGATCAAACAGTATCGGTATTTCAGGTTATGATGGAACTGTGGAGATCCTTACTTTGAAGGGGGTGTCGGTTTTGCGTTCAGAATCGGTTAACAACTCGGTAACCATAGATACCTCCCGTCTTTCCGGTGCGGTGTACCTTCTCAAACTACAAAATCACGGAATGCGCCTTCTACGACTTATTAGATGAATCGCTACATTCATCGCCTAAGCCGCAGACTTCCGCACCCGTCAGATTGTATCACCCACAGGGAAATATGAGTGATTTTGCAGGATTTCATTGTTTTAGGTAAGTCATCGCTGAAAGTCACCAAGGCACGCTCGGGGAAAGTCACTAGGTTCAGCCTGGGGAACGTTATTTCAATAAAACCAATCCCTTACTTAACCGCTCGCCATCACAGTTCAAAGCTATTGTTATACTGGATTACAAACATCAATAAGGCAAGGCTACGGTACGTTGGTAAGGCCTGGTCTGGGCAAGTCAACAAGTTCAGCCAGGGGTAAGTCACTAAGTTTAGCCTGGGGCACATCACCAAATCAACCCCGGGCATCCATATTCCCAATCAATTCAACCCCTTAAACACCCCTCCCCAACCACGGGCACAAAAAAAATTCATCCCACCGAAAACTTTAATTGACTCTACCCCGTTTTATTGTTATTTTTATATCGATAATTTTTTATCTATATAAATGTATCAATATTAATTTATCTATTTAAAACGGCAAACTATCAATACCACCTCAATATAAGGAGAGAAGACGTGAAGGCAGAAAAGGTGATGGAGAAAAAAACAGCGGCTCCACAGAACAATGGCGATGAAGCGGCGCTCGGGCAGTTGGATCAACTGGTGGAGAGGGTGGCGGCTGCACAGAAAACATTTGCTACCTACACTCAACAGCAGGTGGATCGCATTTTCTTTAAAGCAGCCATGGCGGCAAACCATGAGCGTATCCGCCTGGCGAAGATGGCCCATGAAGAGACCGCGATGGGTATTGTGGAAGACAAAGTTATTAAAAACCACTTTGCGTCTGAATACATTTACAACAAATTTAAAACTGAGAAGACCTGTGGTGAGATCGAGACAGATGATGCTGCGGGGATAATTAAGGTGGCTGAACCACTTGGTGTTCTTGCGGGTGTTGTGCCAACCACCAACCCTACATCAACTGCCATATTTAAAGCACTGCTGGCGCTTAAAACCCGCAATGCCATTATCTTCTCCCCTCACCCAAGAGCAAAGAAGTGTACCTGTGAAGCCGCGAAGGTGGTTCTTGACGCCGCTGTTGAAGCCGGGGCACCTGCTGATATCATAGGATGGATTGACCAGCCTTCAGTTGAGTTATCTAACCGCCTGATGAACCATCCAAAGGTCAGTACAATCTTGGCTACAGGCGGGCCCGGGATGGTAAAGGCCGCCTATTCCAGTGGCAAACCGGCTCTGGGTGTTGGTGCCGGAAACACCCCTGCTTTGATTGATGAAACCGCTGATGTCCGTATGGCAATAAGCTCCATACTGATGAGTAAGACATTTGATAACGGAATGATCTGCGCGTCAGAACAGGCTGTTATCGCGGTAAAAGCTGTGTATGAACAGGTGAAACAGGAGTTCGCGGCCCAGGGCGCCTATGTGCTTTCAAAAAAGGAGAAGGAAAAGGTTGGCAAGGTAATATTCAATGAAGGACGTCTTAATGCAAATATCGTAGGTCAAAGCGCCCACAAAATTGCATCAATGGCCGGTATCGATGTAGATCCCGCGACCAAAATCCTTATCGGTGAAACCGAATCGCTAACCTCTGAAGAGCCCTTTGCTCACGAAAAGCTCTCACCGGTTCTTGCGCTCTATGGGGCGGAAAACTTTGAAGACGCGCTGGAGAAGGGACACGCGCTGATAGTACTTGGCGGTCTTGGACACACAAGTGTTCTTTACACCAATGGTGAAAACAGCGATCGTATCACCGCTTTCGGTGAAACGATGAAAACAGGACGCACCCTTATCAATACGCCATCAAGTCACGGCGCTATCGGTGACCTTTACAATTTCAGCATCGCTCCTTCACTTACGCTTGGATGCGGTAGTTGGGGTGGAA from Chitinispirillales bacterium ANBcel5 encodes the following:
- a CDS encoding Ser-Thr-rich GPI-anchored membrane family protein; this encodes MKNKGFKTTVLLITIAFSTVTSDARDTTANCPAPINVNPDPHGEPWIAGGLCLEETTDHKPSLENLTFSTGKLSKTTSLPSRVDNSVFPQFRPIFTQIAGTCTHAASVSYIYTYEINSARGLSSDILANQYPYEYSYNLLGLTTGLGCIARLINDVGVPNAEIYGGFGLDNPYRWVSGYDVYKNAMSNRLKDDVFIRIETPEDLERMKRWLHDRDRGDPQGGLLFIGAQISDVELVTLAPGTPREGKHAIVQFGGSAGHALTIVGYDDSVRYDYNDDGVYENPTDDIGTWEIGAVKVANSWGTRWADSGFAYVTYRALVTQGARGASGLVSGLVIDHNEPYHEPRITYKISLTHENSNQVYATAGFARNTEATAPSFVKPFNFGQRLGFSAPLTDYDGGPFEYGVEVSHFEEGTRDREVAFFLDINTTGGSGTLHSFSVIDYTGTDSVEYKYPETDIELVGGTDNRFKLIRPYERFEVTSPKGGEEITQNNPLTIAWDTDVRDSVKVELIRADSVVALISNTHSDEESFEWVIPHHIPSDSNYSVRITTSEHHPQKSSSSQIFTIGPPSGIHPFTRSPAETPQVTVRSNSIGISGYDGTVEILTLKGVSVLRSESVNNSVTIDTSRLSGAVYLLKLQNHGMRLLRLIR
- the adhE gene encoding bifunctional acetaldehyde-CoA/alcohol dehydrogenase, with product MKAEKVMEKKTAAPQNNGDEAALGQLDQLVERVAAAQKTFATYTQQQVDRIFFKAAMAANHERIRLAKMAHEETAMGIVEDKVIKNHFASEYIYNKFKTEKTCGEIETDDAAGIIKVAEPLGVLAGVVPTTNPTSTAIFKALLALKTRNAIIFSPHPRAKKCTCEAAKVVLDAAVEAGAPADIIGWIDQPSVELSNRLMNHPKVSTILATGGPGMVKAAYSSGKPALGVGAGNTPALIDETADVRMAISSILMSKTFDNGMICASEQAVIAVKAVYEQVKQEFAAQGAYVLSKKEKEKVGKVIFNEGRLNANIVGQSAHKIASMAGIDVDPATKILIGETESLTSEEPFAHEKLSPVLALYGAENFEDALEKGHALIVLGGLGHTSVLYTNGENSDRITAFGETMKTGRTLINTPSSHGAIGDLYNFSIAPSLTLGCGSWGGNSVSENVAPAHLLNVKTIAKRKENMLWFRVPERTYFKRGSLNVALDDIAGKKKAFIVTDRFLAENGYCDGLYEKLRSLNITYEVYSDVAPDPTIETAIDGAKKLSAFGADVIIAIGGGSPMDAAKIMWLLYEHPESDFKDLAMRFMDIRKRVYQFPKLGHKALFVAIPTTSGTGSEVTPFAVITDEKTDIKYPIADYELTPDIAIVDADLVKDMPPKLTAWSGIDALTHALEAIVSTVATEFTTPMAMEAVRLLFEYLPRSYRNGSIDMEAREKVHHASNIAGMAFSNAFLGICHSMAHKLGSRFKLPHGLANALLINEVIRFNATDVPEKMGTFPQYKYPEAKARYARLARYLEIGGKNDDESVNNLLEHIAALKETLHIPASIRDANVDEGEFMAAVEKLAEDAFDDQCTGANPRYPLFKDLKELYIKAYNG